The window TGTCCGGTTCGAGTTGCTTTGCCTTCAGGCTGCTCTTTAACGCTTCGTTTAAGAGCCCAGATTCCTGAAAAGCCATGCCAAGGTTACTGTGTGCCAGTGCATAATCCGGTTTGAGGTCCAATGCACTGCGATAGCAGAAGATTGCATCATCCATCCGCCCCATTTTGTGAAATACTGCTCCGAGATTACAATGTAATTCTGCACTATCCGGATTGTATCTCATCGCATACCGGTAACTTATAACGGCATTACCGAATTTTCCCTGTTCCCGATAGATATCCCCTAAGTTACTACGGACTTTTGGATCCTCTGGTATTAAGAGACACGCACGATGATAACACTCCTCAGCTTTTTCCAGTTGTCCCAGCTCTTGAAGTGCAGTACCAAGATTATTATACGCCATTGCATGATCAGGCTTTAGTGCCAGAACATTTCTCAGTAATTGACAGGCCGTCTCAATATCATGTTGCTGGAGATGGAGTGTACCTAAGAGAAAGAGTGCATCAATGTTTTCAGATTGCTTTTCTAATATAGCCTTATACGAAGCTGCCGCCGATTCAAGGTTTCCCGTCTGATGCTGCTGTATGGCACCCTCAATCAAGTTTATTACCGGAGTATTCATAAATTTATTTCCCAGACAAACACGTTGATGAACCAGATTGCTTCAGCCTGGCTATCTCTTGTATCAACGCCTCGGTTATCTCTTCAAACACAGAAGTCCAGTCATCTGGTTCCGGCTGCCGAAACAACCTCATGCTCGGATACCATGGACTATCCTCACGGCCAATCAACCAGCGCCAATCTGGATCAAACTGCAGGAGAGTCCACACCGGTTTGCCGATAGCACCAGCGAGGTGAGCAACTGCAGTATCAACAGAGATAACGAGATCCAGATGAGCAATAACCGCTGCAGTCTCAGCAAAATCAGGCAACTGATTTTCAAGATTGTTGAGTTTCATATTTCTCGGTGGGGTAAGAGCCTGCCCTGATGCTGTTCCCTTTTGAAGAGTGTAGAAAGAGACACCCGGAACATCTGCCAGGGGTGCAAAATCATCCAGAAAACATGAGCGGATACGGTCTTTCCTGTTATGAGGATTCCCGGCCCAGACCAGGCCAATTTTGAAATTACGGTCGTGAACAAACCTTGCACCCCAGCGTCTTACAAGATCCGGATCCAAAGAAATATATGGTATACCTGAGGGTATGGTCTCTGTTTGAGTACCAAACAGCCCTGGAAGACTTAAGAGGGGAATATGAAAATCAAATTGTTCCGTTATTATACCGGTGGAAGTTCTTTCCACAAGCCTATCGATACCGGGACAATTTTTTAAGAGACTAATAAGGCTCTGCCTACACTCAAAAATCATATACCCGCCTCTCTCCTTTACCAGAGGGAGAAAACGGACGAACTGTATCGTATCACCATATCCCTGTTCAGCATGAACGAGGATAGATTTCCCCTCAAGAGATGAACCGTCCCATTTTGGCTGTTTAAATGCTCTCAATCCATGGTCACTCGTCTGCAGTCTCCACTCATATTCAGACCACCCCTCTACAAAGTCTTCGTTCATCAGTAATATAAAGGCCTTGTTCATGTGTGCCTCAGCAAAGTCAGGTTTCTGGAAGATAGCCTTTTTATAGTTTATGATTGCCTCATCAAGTCTCCCCATTCTTTGCAGTAATGCACCCATGTTATTATAGAAATAAGCACTGACGGGTTTAAGATAAATTGCCCTTTGACAACATTCCAGAGCAGCATCATTTCTCCCCTGATCTTTCAATGCCATACCGAGATTGCTGTAAGCCACAGCATGTTTATGATTGAGTTTTATTGCCTGTTCGTAACAGGAAACTGCTTCCTCAAGTCTGCCCTGTTCGTAAAAGCATGTCCCCAGAGTGTTATGTGCCTCCACGTAGTCCGGTTTTATTGTAATAGCACGACAGCAACATTCAACAGCCTCATCAAGTCTCCGCTCTTCCTTAAGCAATGAGCCAAGATTCGTATGGGCTTTAACATTATCGGGTTCAATTTGTAATGCATTCGCATAACTCTCGATTGCCTTTTCACGTTTACCCTGTTCCTGAAGTACCAACCCGAGATTGATATGCGCTTCAGCATAATCAGGTTTTAATTCCAATGCCCGACGGCAGCACTCCTCAGCTTTATCGAATAGCTGTTTATCTTTTAGTGCCACAGCCATGTTGCTGTATGCCACAGGCTGATCTGGTTTTAATTGTATTGCTTTTCTGTAGCACTCAATAGCCTCGCTGCACCTCCCTTGCTCCTGCAGTACTGCTCCCATATTGATGTAGGCTTCGAAATAGTCCGGTTTCTGAGACAGTGCTTCCTTATAGCTTTCCAGGGCACTATCTAATCTGCCCTGTAAGTGGTAAAGGGACGCAAGATTACTGTGTGCACTTACATAAGCCGGATTAAGTTCTATTGCCCTCTTGTAACTTTCAATAGCCTTCTCGTATTCACCCTGCTGTTTCTGAATAGTACCGAGATAATTATACGCGGTTAAATGCACTGGGTTTACTAACAACGTCTTTTGAATATATTCTGAAGCCCTATCAAGATTTTCCTGTTGCAGATAGAGAATACCCAGGAGACAGATTACGTCAATTTGTCCAGACTCATTTTTGAGCAGCTTGTGGTACAGTGATGCTGCAGCGGGAAGATTACCTGCTTCATGCTCATTCAATGCCATTTGCAATACGCTGTTAATATTTTCCATGAGTCGTCTTTGTTGGCCATGGTTCAGTCACAGGGTTTCCGTTCAATCACTGCTTATTAATTCCGCTAAAAACATGCCAAAATACATTTTGGCCTAAAATTTGTATACTAATAAGAGAACCATGGTACTGTGAGCTCTCCCTGTTCATATTCTGGCCATTCCTGTATAATTCTTCACCATGGCAATTACCTGGAATATTTATGAAATACGATACATCAGGAATCAGTTCAAAAGATAAGAGATTCAGATGGGGAATAAAAGCTATTCGTATTCAGTAATCTGCTCTCACCACAACCTGGAATATCCCCTTTCGAAAATGCAATAATTGAAGAGATGAGAGAATATACTTCACCATTAAAGGCAGGCTATCATTCGAAATACGATGATGAACCACGCAGAGATCTTATGCAGCTTATCAGGGTCCTCCCTGAACGGGTTTTGATTGGTTGTGGCACAGGTGCAACCGGAGCCGCATTGAAACAGAAGTTTTATGGAGTTGAATACACTGGATTTGAATCCAAAGAGAATATTGCACACATTGCGCGGAGACGTCTGGACACGGTTCTTACTGCGGACATAGAAAAAGTGCAGTTACACGACTGTGGATTGAACAGGGGATATTTCGACTTAATCATATGGAGTGATGTCCTTGAGCATCTTTATGATCCCTGATACAAATCAGCAGCATTATCATAATATACTCATCTCATACTGGATTTCGGATAAAATCCGAGACAAAATTGAGCGAGTATAACTGTGACCAAGATTTGGTTTCCGGTAAATCCGAAAACCAAATCGGTTTTAATATAATACCCCTGGAGTTTATAACTGTAATTCATGGCAAACCCATGACGATGGCCAGTAAAATGAGACGCAACGATAAGATGCTCTCCACAAACTTTCTGTTTCCTTAAAATTCCTGTTTTTTTAGGAGTATTGCAAATGAAGATTTTCCTCACCTATGCATCAAATCCGCAAACAACTGCGTTTTATCTCGAAAAGGCGCTGCGGGAGATATGTGATGTAATCACTTACGGTCCCGCTATCAGTAAGGAGACCTTGAAAAAATGGAACCTGATGGCCATTGCCGACAGGGTCCAGGAACATCAGATCCCTTTGACAGATGGAGACATGATAAATGCATTAAATGGACTACCAAAAGGATGGAAACCGGATGCTCTTCTCTTTATCGATACCGGTGTCTTTTTCCCGTTAACAAATATCAGTGCCGTCAATTGTACCAAGGCGTGCTACATGATCGATTCCCATATAAATTTTGAGCGGCATCTCGACTTTGTGAAGAGCTTTGATATAGTATTTACCGCCCACAAACCTGCTGTTGAGATGTTTAATGGAGAGGGTTTTAACCATGTCTTCTGGATACCTCCCGCCTGTGATCCGGAAATTCACGGCAGGAAAACAGGTGAAAAACTATACGATATAGGTTTCGTCGGCAGCCTGAATGCAAATTTTAATCCTGAAAGGGTACACCTTCTCAATGAGCTGAAACAGAGATTTCATGTCCATTACGAGAGGTGCTTTTTAGAGCGTATGGCAGAGGTCTTTTCCCGGTCAAAGATAGTCTTCAACAAATCAATCATGAATGGCCTCAACATGAGGGTCTTTGAGGTTCTGGCAGCTGGAAGTCTGCTCCTTACAGATGAAAGTAAAGAGAGCGGCCTTACAGAACTGTTTGAGGAGAAAAGGGATCTTGTAATCTACCGTAACGAAGAGGAACTCTTCGAGCTTGCGTATCATTATTTAAGACATGGAGAAGAGAGGGAGAAGATTGCCGAAGAGGGGAGGAAAAAGGTTCTGAAAGAACATACCTACCACCACAGGGCAAGAGATATTATAGAGACACTATCCGCTTTCAAAAAATGACTCTACTAGCTAATAACCTTCCTTATTAGTATCAATCGTATCGAGAATCGAGGAAAGGGCTGTGATTTGATTGCCTATCTGTGTATCTATTGAGAACTGTACGTCAAGGGGTTATATTCCACTTGTTTTGTTGGCGGAGATACTTACCGGATCCTGATACACGTCTGTATACACGGTTATGGTGTTTACGCCTATTTCCAGAAATATGTCGTTGACTGCAAATTCACTCTCTGGCACCTCCCCAAAGAAACTTAGTGGTTGAACGAAAACTGCCGATATACAAGGCGCGTGCTGATTTCGTAATCCTCACGTACTAAAGTACGTGAGGATTACGAAATCAGTGCAGCAACGCAGCAGATGAGTAGTTTTCATTCAACCACTATTTGAATACGATATCCTTCGCTGATACCCCCAGAGATTCAATATACTCTCTTGGTATCCGATTGTTCAGTAACCCTATTTCTATCAAATCTCCATTCGCCGTCACAGCAACCAGCGCACCTGAATCAGTAACCTCTTTTATGTTACCAGCCATTTCAATTCCGCTCGATACCCCCCGATCATACAGACGTGATTGACCCACGGTTGCCTGCAATTGCTGTCCGTCCGGCATCTGGAATGATGTTACCGGTTGCTGGAAAGGATCAAAAGAGAATGCACATATCCTTCTATGTATCTCACTTCCCGTCTTACGCCAATCGATAATCTGATCACGGGCAAACTCAATACTGTCTTTGGTGTAATACAGCTTTCTCGTTAAATCCTGAGGAGATGACCCTGCCGTCCCTTCCAAAAGTGACGGATATGAATCAATGAACAGATGAACGGCTGTTTCAGTCAGGGAATCAAACAATTCACGTGCTGTAGTATTATCGTCGATGGGTATGGATGTCTGCGCAATGATGCCTCCCTCATCAAATTTATCCACCATGTAGTGTAAGGTCACTCCAGCTTTCTTCTCACCATTCAGGATTGCCCAGGCAACCGGATAACAGCCGCCATAACGGGGAAGGAGACCGAAATGCAGGTTTATACAGCCATGAATGGGAAGATTTAAGAGAGCGGTTTTCAGTAAGGAGCGATACTGAAGTGAGAAAATAAAATCAGGTTTCAGAGAAACAAGTTCTTCAACATAATCGTTTATATTGCCTACAAAAGTTTTGATACGTCTCTCTGCACCGAATGAAATCAAGTCGGCCTGCCAATCTTCCGGTGCAGCCACTATGGCACAAATCTCTGTATCACTTCGGCTGTACAGGAATTGAAGACACCGCTCCGCCACCAGTTTCTCTCCGCATACGACAACTTTTTTCTTCTTACAACCATTTTTCATTTCAGATTAAACCCTTGCAGTGAAAGAGAAGAGTTCGGGATACTGATTTTTTTCATTGATAACGAATAAACATGCATTGCATTGATTATGTCCAGAAATCCTGAATCAGAATTTTGAAATTATGTGATGACTACAGCTTTAAAAACTTAAGACTGAAGGCAAACTGCAGCATTTTCTTCAACAGCATCTTCCCTTTTAATAGAACAGCTTGACAACCCTACCAGTACCGAATCAATCAGGTAACCAAACTTATAGTTGTTGCCAGGCACAAGGTCAAGTGAGAGCGTATGGTCTCCGTTTCTCTCTTTTTTCATGGGATTACAGTGTGAATTCCAATTGTTAAAATCACCGACAATATAGACACTCATTGCCTTTGAAGCCGCAAACCTCGGCAGTCTGAACGTTACCCTGCGCAACATTTCTTTTTGTGAAAACAGTCCTGCCTGATCGTACCCTTCCTCAGCCCGATCTGTAATCCTCTCACTACAACTGCTTACCATTTCAGTGTGCTCATCACCTATGACCACATCCTGAGCAATTCCATTTGTACCAGCGTCCCTTTCTGACATTGTCTCAGAGTGAGTATTTCTCATCTCGATATTTTTGATAGTTTTTTCACGATCTTCCTTTTTACTGAGAATACCGGAACACCCCTGACAGAATAATTTCCCATAATGTTCCCTTGCAGAACCTGTTGCTGTATCTCTGGTAGAGATGCTTTTATTACAGCTGCAACACACCTTCATTTCTGCGAGATCTTCCTGTTGCAGACCTGAAGTGTTTTCCTGTAATGGTTCTGCAGCTACGTCACGTCTTTTCATAAAATTAACCATTTTCACGAATTTATAAAAAGAGAAATTCTTTTTTTTCGATTTCCTGCTTAAGATTTCTTCGATAGTCACCTTTAGCTCTTCCTTACTTTCTGCACTGATCTCTATAAACTCTATTGCAGTACAGTACCCTGAAAGATGCTGGCGTTCTTCAATCCGAACTATCCTCCCTACACAGCTTATGTGAGGCATGGATTGAGTAATTCCAAATTTAACATGTAAAATTGAATCAATTCCCAGGTCCTTATAATAGGTAAAAACCATGCCACCTGCGCTCAGATTCTTTACGGCAACTATATCCCATTCAGGAGACCGGTTATCGTTGTCTTTGGATTGCCTGGTATGAAACCTTGCTATACAGGGGGTTTCAATTTCTTTATATTTTCTGTTTTCCAGTTCTATTCTTGCATATTTCCTTTTTTCGGGAAGACTGTACATAGTAATCTGCCTCCTTTTTCTCTTCGAATCAGGTTATACTAAAACCGATTTGGTTTTAGATGTTTCTAGACACCAGAGCCTGTTTGCTGGTATCCCCGGACAGAAAACGCCGAGGATTTTGCCTGCTCTGTTTTTTCCCGGATTTTGTCCGATAATCATTATATGATGAGTATAAGTATCATCATTTTTCCGTGAACGGTTACAATCTTTCCCGCAGAAAGCAGGCTTTGCGATGCACACTACCCTTTCCCCACACCAGGCCTCCATTGGGTAATTTCCGTGTAGTGATTAAAAAGCTCACCAAAGAGACGTGTAATTTCATCACGGCTTAATTCATTTGTGGCAACAAAGGATTCATACTCACCTTGACGTCCCTTTACCCAGCTCTTTTCCTCAGGCACTTCATATATCTGAATATCATAATGATCAGGATGTTTATAAACTGGTGTACCCGGATAAGGCATAAATATATTAAAACCAAACTTTTCCGGGCGGACACGCTCCATCCAGAGACGTGTCTCTTCAACCGTTTCATATGTTTCTCCCGGAAGCCCGATCATGAGAAAGACATTTGCCGTAATCCCAACTTCCTTGCATAAACTGACAAATCTTGCATTCTCCTCTACCGTCTCTTTTTTATCAACACCATCCAGGATCCTCTGTGAACCGCTCTCAACACCGACACCAATCTCAACGCAACCTGCCTCCTTCATTGCCAGGAGCATCTCCTTCGTTGCTGTAGTCCTTGCATAACAACGCCACTTGATGTCAAGTGATTTCATTCTCCGGCACAGCTCCAATAACCTGTCTCTGCGTAAGGTGAGCGTATCATCGAGAAACAAAAAATGCTTGAAACCATAGTTGTGAATAAGATGTTCAAGCTCAGAGATCACATAGGAGTTGCTATGAAAACGTGTACCACGCTGCCAGACCTCCTTTGAACAGAAAGAACACGTAAACGGACATCCTCTGCTCGTAATCAAGGTAGTACCCAGACCATCTTCAATTTCATACCCGAAAGAGAGGATATCAAC is drawn from Candidatus Scalindua sp. and contains these coding sequences:
- a CDS encoding glycosyltransferase, encoding MKIFLTYASNPQTTAFYLEKALREICDVITYGPAISKETLKKWNLMAIADRVQEHQIPLTDGDMINALNGLPKGWKPDALLFIDTGVFFPLTNISAVNCTKACYMIDSHINFERHLDFVKSFDIVFTAHKPAVEMFNGEGFNHVFWIPPACDPEIHGRKTGEKLYDIGFVGSLNANFNPERVHLLNELKQRFHVHYERCFLERMAEVFSRSKIVFNKSIMNGLNMRVFEVLAAGSLLLTDESKESGLTELFEEKRDLVIYRNEEELFELAYHYLRHGEEREKIAEEGRKKVLKEHTYHHRARDIIETLSAFKK
- a CDS encoding class I SAM-dependent methyltransferase, translated to MREYTSPLKAGYHSKYDDEPRRDLMQLIRVLPERVLIGCGTGATGAALKQKFYGVEYTGFESKENIAHIARRRLDTVLTADIEKVQLHDCGLNRGYFDLIIWSDVLEHLYDP
- a CDS encoding B12-binding domain-containing radical SAM protein, with amino-acid sequence MKTTLVSPPSPFLINQKAFPPLGILYLAGFLEDKGISINVADLANRESGLDTALEQYADAELYGITSTSPQYPQARKILKILRRLNPKAPIAIGGAFPSSMPDRCIRDGFDFVIKGEGEEALFQLITGKEKRQKPGILHASYIQDLDTIPFPARHQVDILSFGYEIEDGLGTTLITSRGCPFTCSFCSKEVWQRGTRFHSNSYVISELEHLIHNYGFKHFLFLDDTLTLRRDRLLELCRRMKSLDIKWRCYARTTATKEMLLAMKEAGCVEIGVGVESGSQRILDGVDKKETVEENARFVSLCKEVGITANVFLMIGLPGETYETVEETRLWMERVRPEKFGFNIFMPYPGTPVYKHPDHYDIQIYEVPEEKSWVKGRQGEYESFVATNELSRDEITRLFGELFNHYTEITQWRPGVGKG
- a CDS encoding tetratricopeptide repeat protein, with product MENINSVLQMALNEHEAGNLPAAASLYHKLLKNESGQIDVICLLGILYLQQENLDRASEYIQKTLLVNPVHLTAYNYLGTIQKQQGEYEKAIESYKRAIELNPAYVSAHSNLASLYHLQGRLDSALESYKEALSQKPDYFEAYINMGAVLQEQGRCSEAIECYRKAIQLKPDQPVAYSNMAVALKDKQLFDKAEECCRRALELKPDYAEAHINLGLVLQEQGKREKAIESYANALQIEPDNVKAHTNLGSLLKEERRLDEAVECCCRAITIKPDYVEAHNTLGTCFYEQGRLEEAVSCYEQAIKLNHKHAVAYSNLGMALKDQGRNDAALECCQRAIYLKPVSAYFYNNMGALLQRMGRLDEAIINYKKAIFQKPDFAEAHMNKAFILLMNEDFVEGWSEYEWRLQTSDHGLRAFKQPKWDGSSLEGKSILVHAEQGYGDTIQFVRFLPLVKERGGYMIFECRQSLISLLKNCPGIDRLVERTSTGIITEQFDFHIPLLSLPGLFGTQTETIPSGIPYISLDPDLVRRWGARFVHDRNFKIGLVWAGNPHNRKDRIRSCFLDDFAPLADVPGVSFYTLQKGTASGQALTPPRNMKLNNLENQLPDFAETAAVIAHLDLVISVDTAVAHLAGAIGKPVWTLLQFDPDWRWLIGREDSPWYPSMRLFRQPEPDDWTSVFEEITEALIQEIARLKQSGSSTCLSGK